The Balaenoptera acutorostrata chromosome 15, mBalAcu1.1, whole genome shotgun sequence genome contains a region encoding:
- the CLDN3 gene encoding claudin-3, whose translation MSMGLEIAGTSLAVLGWLGTIVCCALPMWRVTAFIGSSIITAQITWEGLWMNCVVQSTGQMQCKVYDSLLALPQDLQAARALIVIAILLAAFGLLVALVGAQCTNCVQDDTAKAKITIVAGVLFLLAALLTLVPVSWSANTIIRDFYNPLVPDAQKREMGSALYAGWAAAALQLLGGALLCCSCPPREKKHTPAKILYSAPRSTGPGAGTGTAYDRKDYV comes from the coding sequence ATGTCCATGGGCCTGGAGATCGCGGGCACCTCGCTGGCCGTGCTGGGCTGGCTGGGCACCATCGTGTGCTGCGCGCTGCCCATGTGGCGCGTGACGGCCTTCATCGGCAGCAGCATCATCACGGCGCAGATCACCTGGGAGGGCCTGTGGATGAACTGCGTGGTGCAGAGCACGGGCCAGATGCAGTGCAAGGTGTACGACTCGCTGCTGGCGCTGCCGCAGGACCTGCAGGCGGCCCGCGCCCTCATCGTCATCGCCATCCTGCTGGCCGCCTTCGGGCTCCTTGTGGCGCTCGTGGGTGCCCAGTGCACCAACTGTGTGCAGGACGACACGGCCAAGGCCAAGATCACCATCGTGGCGGGCGTGCTCTTCCTGCTGGCCGCCTTGCTCACCCTCGTGCCGGTGTCCTGGTCGGCCAACACCATCATCCGGGACTTCTACAACCCCTTGGTGCCAGATGCACAGAAGCGCGAGATGGGCTCCGCCCTGTACGCGGGCTGGGCGGCCGCGGCGCTGCAGCTGCTGGGGGGCGCTCTGCTCTGCTGCTCGTGCCCGCCGCGCGAGAAGAAACACACGCCTGCCAAGATCCTCTACTCGGCGCCGCGCTCCACCGGCCCGGGCGCCGGCACCGGCACAGCCTACGACCGCAAGGACTACGTCTGA